From Camelina sativa cultivar DH55 chromosome 20, Cs, whole genome shotgun sequence, the proteins below share one genomic window:
- the LOC104772943 gene encoding uncharacterized protein LOC104772943: protein MSTSGNVSPSTGEVITTATTPLFIVNTGHVTKLNNTNYLMWSLQIHALVDGYELAGYLDGSTAAPPLTVTTGATSIPNPEFALWKRQDSLLFSALLGVMTPSVQPMVSRATTAAEVWTKGNKTIDEYVRGLVIRFDELAALGKPMDHDNQIEKILEGLPEDFKPVVDQIESKDTTPTIYDVHERLRNREAKLLAIAVATPTPFPVSANIAQHRSTNYNNRNNNHFQSQPQRFSNNNNNAH from the exons ATGTCTACCTCTGGCAATGTCTCTCCATCGACTGGTGAGGTTATCACCACCGCCACTACTCCGCTTTTCATTGTTAACACTGGCCATGTCACCAAACTCAACAACACAAACTATTTGATGTGGAGCCTTCAGATCCACGCTTTGGTCGATGGCTATGAGCTTGCTGGATACCTTGATGGATCCACCGCTGCACCTCCTCTCACGGTGACTACTGGCGCCACCTCCATCCCAAATCCGGAGTTTGCTCTCTGGAAACGCCAAGATAGTCTCTTGTTTAGTGCCTTACTTGGTGTTATGACTCCGTCTGTTCAACCTATGGTCTCTCGTGCCACCACTGCTGCTGAA GTATGGACCAAGGGAAACAAAACAATTGATGAATATGTTCGTGGTCTTGTTATACGCTTTGATGAACTCGCTGCCCTTGGTAAACCGATGGATCATGACAATCAAATTGAGAAGATACTTGAAGGTCTTCCAGAGGATTTCAAACCTGTTGTCGACCAGATCGAGAGCAAGGACACTACACCGACGATCTATGATGTTCATGAACGATTGCGTAATCGTGAAGCTAAGCTCCTCGCCATTGCTGTTGCCACTCCAACTCCCTTTCCTGTTTCTGCTAATATTGCTCAGCATCGTTCCACCAACTACAACAACAGGAACAACAACCATTTTCAGTCTCAACCACAACGCTTCtccaataacaacaacaacgcaCACTAG
- the LOC104771982 gene encoding probable disease resistance protein At5g47260: MASPSSGTSRRDNEAHMTEKIAKDVSDKLKATASRDFHVMDMVVPEMQSALDLDKKEALEKSLEALEMGFQALNAMRNELLQRVYKEEGRGLQVLSEVKKWISDVEEIESKANPLLDKSISELHK, from the exons atggcttctccttcttctggtACGTCTCGCAG GGACAATGAAGCACATATGACGGAGAAGATTGCAAAAGATGTTTCAGATAAACTAAAGGCTACAGCGTCTAGAGATTTTCATGTCATGGACATGGTGGTACCTGAAATGCAGTCTGCGTTAGATTTAGATAAAAAAGAAGCTCTTGAGAAAAGCCTGGAGGCTTTGGAGATGGGATTTCAAGCCCTAAATGCAATGAGAAATGAGCTGCTGCAAAGAGTGTATAAAGAAGAGGGCAGAGGTCTACAAGTGCTATCAGAAGTCAAAAAGTGGATTTCAGATGTCGAAGAGATTGAATCCAAGGCTAATCCTCTGCTTGATAAGAGTATCTCGGAACTTCATAAGTGA
- the LOC104771983 gene encoding uncharacterized protein LOC104771983 — translation MSHARGSSSENIPRSSNPAVGVVEPRGRSQTAEPAPRRAEPAPHARRAGHASAQRTDIVRVEKRPHRGYVAVGVEQVEDAFAEHRVLQRKLEAMVSKELKAEVRFEQVKSQLRRAGRTFAQGSLPFEPSDHHSDQHYLDQRGIVRVRRGSREATVSVRYDELQAALVRLSMTRAELEKATFRERELRINIEQAENQLRRVGIRPSQGLLPSTAPTTRGSSR, via the coding sequence TTCCCCGTAGCTCCAACCCTGCAGTCGGAGTTGTGGAGCCTCGAGGTCGTTCCCAGACAGCAGAGCCTGCTCCCAGGAGAGCGGAACCTGCTCCTCATGCCAGAAGAGCAGGTCATGCTTCCGCCCAGAGAACGGACATCGTAAGAGTTGAGAAGCGTCCTCATCGGGGCTACGTTGCAGTTGGAGTTGAGCAGGTCGAAGATGCCTTTGCTGAACATCGTGTGCTACAGAGGAAGCTGGAGGCTATGGTTTCTAAGGAGCTTAAAGCTGAGGTTCGTTTTGAACAAGTTAAGAGCCAGCTTCGTCGTGCAGGAAGGACATTTGCTCAAGGTTCGCTTCCGTTTGAACCAAGTGATCATCATAGTGATCAGCATTATCTCGATCAGAGAGGGATCGTTCGAGTCAGACGTGGTTCTCGTGAAGCCACCGTTTCAGTCCGCTATGATGAGCTCCAAGCTGCCTTGGTTCGCCTTAGCATGACAAGAGCGGAACTCGAAAAGGCAACTTTTCGTGAGCGTGAATTGCGGATTAATATTGAACAAGCTGAGAATCAGCTTCGTCGTGTGGGAATCAGACCTTCTCAAGGTTTGCTTCCATCCACCGCACCGACGACCCGCGGAAGCAGCAGATAG